Below is a window of Fimbriimonadaceae bacterium DNA.
AAGTGATGCGATCCACGAAAGCTGCTCATACTGACGTTAGAAGGCACGACAAAGACCTGCTTACCCAATTCAACCGCCGCATTCGCCGTAGCCAGCGATCCCGATCTCTCTGGCGCTTCAATAATCAATACTGCATCCGAGAGGGCCGCAATGACCGCGTTGCGCTGTAGAAAAGTATGCTCCCGAGGTTTGTGCCCAACCGCAAACTGACTTGCCAAACAGCCGCTCTCACGTATTTGCTGAAAGAGAGTTCTGTGTGAGGCTGGATAAACGCCTTCGATCCCTGTCGCAAGCACCGCCGCCGTCTTCCCACCACACTTCAGCGCCGATTGATGCGCGACCGCATCCACCCCGAGGGCTCCACCGCTGACAACAGCCACCCCTGCCCCCACCAAACGCTCGACAAATTTCTGAGTGACCGCCTTCCCATACGTCGAAGCTGCACGAGTGCCAACTACCGCAACCGTCGGTTGCTCAAAAATCTGTCGGTCACCCCAAAGAAACAAACCTGCGAAGAAGGTGCGCACTGGCTGTAGCCTCAAGGGCAAATCAACAACTGAAATCGCCTGCACACCCAGCGCAAGCGCTTTTTCAAGCCCATCCGTTCGTGTCCGCTCCACGCGTTGCCTTTCGGCATCAGATAATAATGGACACGCCAAGATTCTCTGGCGGGCGTCTGGCAAGGAATTGCCCTCAAGCCATCGGACAACCGGTTCTAATTTATGAAAAGGCAGTTCCGCCGCAAGGAGGAACTGCCAATAATCAGCCGAGCCAAGAGAACGGCTCATGCCACAGTCTAAAGACCGCCGCCGCCAACACGGCCGCCACCGCCAGTACCTGTTCCGGGGCCGCCAGTGCGTCCGCCGGTCTGGCCTGGATTTGTGCTCGCCGGGCGTACCGACGGAGGAAGCGCATTGTCAACAGTGACGCCATATTCCTTCACCGTCGTATTGCCCATCCAGTCCGTCGCCGTTACCTTAATCGTACGGCGCCCATTCGAAAGCGGCTTGTTCTTGGTGTAAGGAGAAATCCGAACGATAGCAAGGCCATCGCGACCGTATTCAAACTCCATCTCCTCGCCATCAACCTCAATCCGAACCGTCGAGCTATTCACTCCGGTAGCTTCATCGTCGATGGAGATCAGCATCTCAAGAGGAGGTCCTCCAACAAGGTCACCGGGATTCGGCCAAATCATGTTGATCTTGGGACCGGTCAAGTCCACGCCATTATCGGGATCGAAAGCCAGCAGGCTGCCGTCTTGTGCGAGAACAAGAAGGGTCTTCCCAGAAAGAACGACTGGGCCTGAAGCAGGGATCGCAAGCGGAATCTGATTGGTCGGAGGCTGTGCTTGTCCGCCAGCGCCACCTGCGCCACCACCACCAGCAAGTCCACCACCGCCGCCGCCGCCGCCAAATCCAGCGCCACCGCCACGGCCCGAACCGCCGCGTCCGCTGCTGCTCGGATCCTCAGTGGTAAAGCTTGTACCTGCTAACGGACGAATCAAGAAGCTCCATACAACGTCGCCCGTCGCCGGATTCACCGCAACAATGCTGCCCGCGGTCGTTGGCTGAACGAACATCTTTCCAGCTGCCGAGGGCCGGACCGACGGATACGAACCTAATTCAATCGTCTTGCCTCGAAGCTTCGGGGCTCCTCCAAGCGGCTCATACAGGAACGCCTTTCCATCGCGGGTTACCGCAAAAACGCCTTCCGAGGAAACTGCAGGAGCGAACATCAGAGGCTCACCCGTGTTCTGCTGCCAACGCACACCACCAGAACGTGCCGTCAAACAGACGACATAGCTTCCAGCGCTCGCGTAGACATAGTCTCCATAAACAGCAGGCTGGGAATCTGTATTGACGTTTGTAAAGCGTCGATTCCAATCTACTTTCATCGAGAGAACATTCAAGCTCGTCAGGGAGTTGTCGCTGGAATAAAACAGCACCGAATTCCCATAAGAAGCCAGTTGCCCAGTCAGTCCAGCAAAGACCTTGTAAGGAGCATTCCAAACCTTCTCACCGGTCGCTCCATTGATAGCCATCAGAGTGCTGTCAGAAAGCATGAACAAGACGATGTTGCCAACGACAACCGGTTGCCCCACAATCGGGACATCCGAAGCGTAGGCCCACTTTGCCTCTCCGCGATCTGCGGTAACTCCGTAAACGATCTGATTGTCACCGACGGCGACCACGACATCACCCACGAGCACAAGCCCGTTGCGGAAATATCCTGGAATCGGATCGGCTAATGGATAGCGCCACTTCTGGTTGCCGGTTTCCATGTCAAGCGCAAACATGCGCTGGCCAACCGCTGCATAAACCATCCCCTTTGACACGACCGGAGCTCCGGTGGGGGACACGGGCGTGGAATATGCCCAGCGCCAAGCCAGAGGAATGGGGCCTGAGAATTGGGCGAGTGCGCTGCCCAAAAGACCAAGCGCCAGTGTTCCGATCGCTATGATGCGCGACGTTCGCATACCTGTATAAACCTCCAAACGCATTAGTCCAAAGACCAACGCTTCCCTGATTTTAACGGTAATCAAGCCTGCTTGTCTATGCAGACAGAGAATCAGGGTCATATCATCGGACGCTTCGAAGACGGCTTCCGTCACTGCGATTACTGCAAAATGCCCTCAAAACCGATCATCCTATGCTAAATCGAAGGCGGATTCTGTGTCGAAAGCTCTACCCATACTTTGCTACCACAAAGTCGGAACCCTCAAAGAAGAAGGGAGATGGCTCAATGTCGAGCCGGAAACCTTGAGGAGTCACATCCGCTTTTTTGCAAGACGAAAGTACAGCTTTGTCCAAGCATGCGATCTCGCAAATCACTGGCCTTCAAGGGCCGTATGCCTAACGTTCGATGACGCCTACACTTCGACGCTCACAACAGGCATCGAGGTCATGCGCCAAGAAAGCGCCACCGCGTCGATCTTCGTGGTGAGCTCTCTAACCGGGAAAAGCTCCGAATGGGATGGCGTCCGCGCGGCTAAACTCGCCGATACTCAGCTCATTATTGATGCGAGCCACCTCGGTTTCGAGATCGGAAATCACACCGCAAATCACCCCCGACTGTCGAAGTTAAGTGAAGTCCAACAACTGCACGAACTCACCAAATGTCATCAGGTGCTGGTTGATCTAAACATCCATCCAACGACAATCGCCTATCCGTACGGTTCGCACAATCAAGCCACGTTTCAAGCCGCTCAAAGCCTTGGCTACACAGTAGGGCTCGCTCTCAGCCGCCGTCCTGCAAACCCCACGGATCAAAAACTGGCTCTTCCCCGCATCGTCATCTCATACGGCGACCGTCTACCCTCCCTGCTCTACAAACTCTTCTTAAGGCCGCTTCTGCCATCGACAAAGCGCCGCGAAGACTATGTGGCCTAGGAACAGGCTTGACGCCCTCCGAAAATATTGAGGTATCTTATGCTTCCCCGGCCTTACTGCACGGTCAAAAAGAGTCAAGTTGACAATTGATCAAAGGCGGTCGCGGGAATTCGGTTAGTCGCGGGCTCATAGCTCAGTTGGTTAGAGCGCACCCCTGATAAGGGTGAGGTCGCTAGTTCGAATCTAGCTGGGCCCACCAAAACTTCCCAAAGCGATAACCCGCAATGCGGGCGATTCTCACACTAACCACGATTCAAGGCTACGCCGCCAGATCACCCATGGCGCTGTCGTGCTGCATCGCTTCTGTCATGAGCGGGCCAAACATCGATTCAAGATCGGCGGGTTGGATGCCCAGACGTTTGCACGCATAGTCGTCGAGCTTTGGAATCGCCGAATTGGGGAAAGTCGTGTACCCAAGCTTGGCCGCTATCCAGTCCGCCAGATGCACAATGTCGACTAACGCTCGGTTCGGCTCCGAAGCAAAAATCGGCTCGTGATGCCAACGACTTGCTTCGCAGATTGCTTGTGCCAATCCGTGCTCGCCCGTCATTAATTCGCCAACTTCTGTGTGGTCAAATCCAAGGTAATACTTCTCAATTCCACGCACGTCTTCATTTGGCGCTTGACTTGCCGAGAGGGCAACCATGCTCATCTCACGCGGAAAAAACCCTGCCATACAAAGATAGCCACAATCCAAGAGCAAACCGGTGATGTGGGCAAGGTCAGGATCAACCGTCCCGATCTTTCGTGCGATAGTTCGTGCTGTCCCAGCAGTTAGCAAGGACCGCAGCCTAAACCCCTGCTGATCCATGCCCTGAACTTTGCTGAGGCTGTCTGAGTTCGATACCATCTGCAAACTTGCCAAAATGCTGCCGACCTGAAGTGGTCCAAGCAAATCAATGGCATGGCGAATCGACTGCACAGGCTTTGCATAAAATGCCGCCGAACTCGCCACTCGAACAACCTTGAGAGAAAGAGAGGGGTCCTTGCCTACCACTTCAGCCACGTCGCGAGGAGGTTCCCCAGCAGCGATCGCCGTAAGTGCTTGTACGATAATCGCCTGCATCGGCGATGTCTGATCCTTGCGCCGGATCATGATTCTTAACGAATCTAATTTGGGTCCCTTTGCGTGAAACGCGCCTTGATCGATCATTCTCCCTCCCCATGTCCCAGACCCGGCGGTTGAACAACCATGCCCGTGACACTAACACTTATCGGAAGTCTCCGCTTTGGCATACAGCAGCTCAACCCATTTTCAAAAAAATTGCGCAAATTTCGACTATTCTTTGGCATTGAACATTAGTGTTATCGCATCTAACGTCTGCCCCGTCGAATCAACCGCCACACATCTCTCTAACGCTTCAAAGAACGAACGATCGTCTAACTCTGCATCTCCCTGACGATAAGCCCGACAAGCTCAAACTAGGTCTTTATTCCAACGGCGTTTGCTTTCAAACGGATCAACCTGTCTATAATGCTCGTCCTACGACGGATTCCGAAAGGTTTCCGGGCCGGAGACGGATTGGTTATCGTTTAGGTTGATCATCCCAATCGTCGCATTTTCGCCCGGACAAAAAATCTCAGGATGATGAAGAAGAAAGTTATGTACAAAGGCAACGAACAAGCAAAGGTGATTGATCTGGCGGCCGCCAGAAGTCTCGCCAATGCGCCCCGGCAAAAATGCCCGGGCAACACATATTCGACGTTCGCCTAAGGCCGGTTTTACACGCCGCGCCTGGGCAATGACAGGCGCGGGAAAAAGCTCCTTCACCGGCATTTTTTTTGCCCTTCGACGAGTTCTGAGAGATCGAGGTCTTGCGGGCCGACGGTTTGGGTTACCAGCAAACGGGGCAGAGTCTAACGGCGCTGCCTAGCGATAACAACTCCCAAGCCATCCCTTGTCTGCAAGGCTCATGTTCTCCAATGCGTGGGCCGATGGCGTTGAGTTATCGCACCAAATCATCCGAACGTTGCCCGAATCACGAGCGGGCGATGCGACAAGCCAAGTGTATAGGCACGTGAAGGGTCGAAAGGCCGCTCACGTTGGCGTTCGGTTCTCAGCCCGCACTTGTCCACGCACGAATTGGTTTCCGTTGGGCCGAAGCGCTTGGGTTATCCGCCTTAAGCTGAAGCAACCCAGGGCATCACTTGTCCAACGGATCGAACAGTTTCGATTTCGGCTTTCCGGGCCGAAGGTCGTGGGTTATCACATCAGGAGGACGTGGGTTCGAGTCCCACCCGGTTCGGTCGAACGAACCGGCAGCTCAGTCTGGACAGAGCGCCTGACACACCTACCCACCCCGCTACTTGCCCGGAAAGCAAAAAGGAGCGATTCGTAGCTCACGCTTGGTGAAGCAGACAACAGTAGGCAATCGTACGTCGCGAATTTGATCGCCGATAGCTGATCGCCGACCGCAGATTTATGTCCGGGCCGGAGCCGGAGGGTTAACGTGATAGCTGGTTCGACTCCAGCACCCGCCTTTTAAGCGGTAGGGGCCAAGCGCAAGCAAGGCTCAGGATATGTTCCCTCCGCCGTACCCTTGCCCGGATTCAAAAACGAATCACGGATTACAGATCACGGATTTCCGATTTCCGGTTTCTGATCTCAACAAAAAAGGAAAAGGTGATAAGAACATGAGGTTCACAAAGCATTTGAGCTTAAAGAAGACAAAGCAGAAGATGGCTATCCCGGGTGCTGGACAGGTCCAGAACTCAGCAGGCGGTTTCGTCTGGACCCCCGATGCGTGGGCTCTGCTCGACAGGTTCCTGATCTTGGGTACCGAGGGTGGAACCTTTTACATCGGTGAGCATAAGCTGACGCGCGACAACGCTAAGAACGTCATGGAGCTGATCAAGCTCGACGGCGAAAAGGTCGTTGCCCGGATCGTTGAAATCAGCGAGTCGGGACGCACGCCGAAGAACGATGCTGCGATTTTTGCCCTCGCCCTGTGCGCTTCCTTCGGGGAGACGCCGGTGCGCCAGGCCGCATTTGCCGCGGTCCCGCGCGTCTGCCGAACCGGAACCCACCTTTTCCAATTCATCTCCGAAACCGAGGAGTTGCGTGGATGGGGTCGCGGTCTCCGAAAGGCGGTTCAGCGTTGGTACACGGAATCGTCTGCGGAGGATTTGGCTTACCAGGCGATGAAATATCAGCAGCGCGGCGGTTGGTCGCACCGTGACCTGTTGCGTTTGTCGCACCCGAAGGCGACCACCGAAGAGCACAACGTGATCTTCAAGTGGATCGTCAACGGTGTGTTTGCCGGATCGAACGACCGCATCGAAGCATTCGAGCGATTGAAGAAGACGGACAGCCCGAAGGCCGCCGCGAAGATCATCCGCGACTACAGGATGACGCGCGAATGTGTGCCGACCGAGCTGCTGACCCACGCGCAAGTGTGGGAGGCTTTGCTGGAGTCGATGCCGATGACGGCGATGATTCGCAACCTGGCGAACATGACCAGGTGCGGTCTGCTTGAAGTCGGAAACGACGGCACGAAGACGGTCATCGAGAGGCTGAAGAACGAGCAGGCGTTGAAGCGTGCGCGCGTGCACCCGCTGGCGATCCTCTTGGCTCAGGCAACCTACGCAAGAGGCCAGGGATTCCGCGGACAGCATTCGTGGACGCCCGTGCCGAAGATCGTCGATGCGCTTGACGAGGCCTTCTACAAGGCTTTTGCAAACGCAGAGCCGACCGGCAAAAGGTTCTTGCTGGGCGTAGACGTCTCGGGTTCAATGGCGTCCTACACCGTCGCCGGAACACAGCTGAGCGCATGCGAGGCGGCGACCGCGATGGCGATGGTCACCGTTGCGACGGAAGACTCCGTGCGTCCGATGGCGTTCAACCACGGTCTGCAGCCGCTCCCGATTTCGGGAAGGATGCGCCTGGATGACGCCCTGAAGCACACGAAGAACGTGAACTTTGGCGGAACGGACTGCGCTCTGCCGATGATCAACGCGACGAAGAACAAGTGGCCCGTCGATGTGTTCGTGGTCTACACGGACAGCGAGACGTGGTTCGGGCATATCCACCCGGCCCAGGCGCTGGAGGAGTACCGTCAGAAGATGGGAATCCCGGCGAAGCTGGTCGTGATGGGGATGTGCGCAAACCAGTTCACCATCGCCGATCCGCGCGACCAGGGAATGCTGGACGTCGTCGGATTCGATGCGGCGGTGCCGCAGGCTCTGCGCGAGTTCGCGCTAAGCTGAAGGCAAACGGCAGGCTGGCTGCAATAAGCCAGCCTGCTCCTCGTTTGAATACGCTAAACTATCCCAAACAAATGACCCTATCTGTCACATTCGACAAGTTTGCCGAGACCCTAACCAGGTTCGGGATGTCAAAAGACGTCTTCATTGTCGAAATCGGCGGGAAGGTCATGGTCACTGCTGTAAACCCAGAAAAGCGCTTCTTCGTCTCGGCAGAAAGCCCAAACGACAAGGGACTTACGGAAGCTGACCTCAAACAATCAGGACTTGTCGTATTCGAGGGGCGTTGGCAAGAGGGTGCCCCTGGCGAACAATCGCACGATAGCGAAGTCCAATTCGTCGCAGCTGTCGCCTACAAAGCTAAGAACAACCAAATCGGCCTATGGATGGACGCATTCCCGTTCCAACCCACACAGGCTCAAGTGCTTCACGCCGTCTATGACGAATTCAAACAACATGGCGACTTAGGCGAACTCGGATTCGAAGCGTTCGTCCGACTCGCAAACCCAACCGTCGTCATCGCCTCAAACCCAGAACTCGCGTCGTTCGCCCGAAAACACCTTTCACCCCCGTAGGCTCAGCCTCCCGCCCCCGTACCCTAGCCGAGAAGCACTCCGTGCGCTGTCCTCCAGTTTGCAAACAAGATCATAGAGCCGCCTCTTGGCTCACCTTCACTAACTCGACGCCTAGTCCAAAGATCGACTAAGCGCAAAACCCCTACGCACCTTGCTCACCACCGTCTATAAGACAGAACTCAGGATGGGAGAGATAACATTACAGTTTTATCGCTCTCATCCCGAGTTACCATCATTCTCGTTCAAATACAGCTTGGTGTAGCCACCTCGCAAAAAGCTGGTAGATATCAAACATCCTTCACAAGGCAACGACTTTTTGATAGCGTTGATCTTCTCACTTTTAGATTACGGATAATCTGAGAAGGATTGGGTTCCAACCTGGATTATTCTCATTTGCTGGATTATCCTTGATTGGGCCGTGATATTTACCTTAACGCTGGTTGTGCCAGATGTTGTCCCACTGCAATTCATATAGCAATTGTATAGGGTTACAGAAGGGTTAGCTATCCATTGACCGTTCACAAGTTGAAATACAGTAGTCGTTGACAGCTGTGTTGGCAACTCCCAAGGATCAGTTACATCCACTCCTCCATCCTGATCTACAACAGGCCCACCATTCCAGGTTGCTGATGCAGATCGAAAGGCTCCAATTCCTGCTGCAAGATCAGCATATGAAGTTGAAGAGTGGGGGATAATAATCCCTCCACATGCAGCCTTAGCCATAGTTTTCTGCCTTGGCTTCAACTGAACGCTATAGGGGCTTGTGCCTGGCAAATCGGATGGATTGTCCGGAACATACTTGATTTGCCAAGTATAGGTTGTATCAAAGTTTGCACTTGAGCTAACACTACCAGGGCCTTGCAGGAACACTCCAATGCCTACGTCGATCTCGCCGGTTTGTGTATCGTAACTACCGGTATATGGCGATGGAATACTACCACCCCAAATGTTAATTGAAGCATTTGCTGAGATGATCTCGATAGTGCCTGCGGCTGCAATTACTGAGGCGCTCATCAATACTGCGATGGCTGCTTGTTTAGTCAATATTCTCATATTCTCCCCAAATATCTAAGATTTTGCTTAGATACCATGTTTATTCAATATTATCTGTGCCTTAAAAGGCAATTCATTGTACAGGAAAGCCGAGAATATGAGTCTCGGCTTTCAGGCAAACGATACTTAACTACTGTCCACCCTTGCCACCTCCGCCGCGCGACATTCCGCGATTCTTGAGGTTCTCGGGCATCTCTTGTTGCGGCTTGTTTTGAGACTGCATATCCTTCACAGTCTGCTCAGGATTGTCTTGTTTTTCTCCGCACCCAGAAAGCATGACGCTAAACAAGCCTGTTAGAAACAATAGAGACAGTAAGCTCACGCGCTTTGTCATGGCTAACCCGTAACATCCCATTCGTACACGCTCAGGTCAAACGCGGTGCCTGCATGACCGTCAAGCACATTGCAACCAGCGGGGACAGCGGTGATCGGCTTAACTTTTGTCGACGAATCGGTGTAAGTAATGATGACCTTATCGCCGTGCCACGGCCATACGCCTCCATAGACGTTCCAAGCAAGTGGGCTTGAGGGATTCCATCCGCCAAACCACCAGTATCCCGGCCAATCTGACATCCCAGGTCGCAGGTCATTAAAGTTCGTATCATAAATGCAAGGGGCATCGACTTCGTAGTTTCCACCACCAACTGGTGTACCGCTTGACCTGCGATCCCAAATGCTACTTATCGAGTATATGGTCTTGCTGATGTTATAGACCATTGTCTGAGAGATCGGAACATGATGAGTAGCAGATCCATCCCAGCCCTGAGGGTGAATGAACTGCGTATTCACTCCGAAATCACACTTGAATCCCAGGTTGAATACTTTTTGCATCGCTTGATACTGGTACGGCACGCTACTAGCAAGGACGGGAATGCCATATGTCTCTCGTTCATTCTCACCAGCAGGGTCCATCGTATCCGTAAACAAAGTTGCGTTTTTATTGTATGGATAGTTTAGATAATGTATGTTTGCATCATCAGTGGGCGGCACCACACTGTAGAATGGGGCCGAATCTCTGTAGAAAGCGATCGCATAATAGTCGTCGTAATCGACGCCATACATGATCGAAGAGGTCCCCATCTGCTTGGAATTGCTGATAGCCGACGTCTTCTTCGCTGCAGCCTTTGCCTGTGCAAAGACCGGGAACAGGATCGCCGCCAGAATGGCGATGATCGCAATAACGACGAGCAGTTCAATTAACGTAAATGCACGTTTAAGCATGTAAATTCCTCCCAGCGCCCAAACTCGGACGCTTGAATTAGGGCTTCCTAAATCATCCCTTGTTACCAGTGTTATCCAAAAAGAAGAGAAATCCTCCAAAAAAATAGTTTTTTATTAAAGCATTTGCCCAATTACAAGGCTTGAACCTACACACGACGCGCTTTCTGACCCTAATCCTTAACCCACATGAAAACGGCTAACCCAAAAGCGCCTACCCAAAAAAAAAAAGAAGGCCCCCGATTCCGGGGACCTTCAATTGCTTGCGCAGTGAGTCTAAAGCGTGCCGCCACCACCGCCTGGAGGAGGACCGCCGGGGCCGCGTCGCGGAAATGCAAACGGCTCTCCAACCATCTGCTTCCATTTCGACCGTTGGTCTGCCGTCAAGACCTCCATGATCTTGCCCATCAACTGCTCACGCATCTGGCCATCCATCGGGGGACCGCCTTGCCGGCCGGGTCCGCCCGGGCCACCTTGGCCGCCAGGACCACCCTGCCCCCCGTGCTGTCCGGGTCCGGCCTGCTGTCCGCCAAGTAACGGCTGATCGAGATCATCGCCGCCACCGCCACCGCCGCCGCGAGGAGGTCCACCCGGTCCGCCCTGTGGCGGTCGCATCTGCTGAAGGATGTCACGAATCTTCTGCTTCTGATCCTCTGTCAAGCGCAGCGCTTCGCCCACTTCAGGACGCGTAAACGCCATTGGCCCAGCAACCTGCAGCTCAATCTGCTCATATCGCTTGAACTGGGCATCGTCAAGAACCCGCTTCAGTTCGGCGCGGACTTTTTTCGGCGTATCGTCATTGTCGGGCGGGCCTTGAGGAGGTCCTTCCCGATCTCCGCCTCGTGGCGGTTCTGGACGGTACTTCTCCAAAATCTCTTGGATCTTCACTTTCTGAGCCTCAGTAATCTTCAGCTCTTTCTGAACTTCCGGCATCATCAGAATGCCAGGACCATTCGGACCGCCCGGCCCGCGCATACCGCCAGGACCTTGCTGGCCTCCTGGGCCGCCTTGTCCAGGTCCACCGGGACCACCACGCTGCCCAGGCCCGCCCTGCCCGCCAA
It encodes the following:
- the dprA gene encoding DNA-processing protein DprA gives rise to the protein MSRSLGSADYWQFLLAAELPFHKLEPVVRWLEGNSLPDARQRILACPLLSDAERQRVERTRTDGLEKALALGVQAISVVDLPLRLQPVRTFFAGLFLWGDRQIFEQPTVAVVGTRAASTYGKAVTQKFVERLVGAGVAVVSGGALGVDAVAHQSALKCGGKTAAVLATGIEGVYPASHRTLFQQIRESGCLASQFAVGHKPREHTFLQRNAVIAALSDAVLIIEAPERSGSLATANAAVELGKQVFVVPSNVSMSSFRGSHHLIRLGATLVDHPDQILEDLNLLDLSKPSGRREVAESDHAILKALSVHAMPAEKIAMELGLDPADVLSELTILEIDGKVIRSDGGYIIAP
- a CDS encoding PQQ-binding-like beta-propeller repeat protein codes for the protein MITVKIREALVFGLMRLEVYTGMRTSRIIAIGTLALGLLGSALAQFSGPIPLAWRWAYSTPVSPTGAPVVSKGMVYAAVGQRMFALDMETGNQKWRYPLADPIPGYFRNGLVLVGDVVVAVGDNQIVYGVTADRGEAKWAYASDVPIVGQPVVVGNIVLFMLSDSTLMAINGATGEKVWNAPYKVFAGLTGQLASYGNSVLFYSSDNSLTSLNVLSMKVDWNRRFTNVNTDSQPAVYGDYVYASAGSYVVCLTARSGGVRWQQNTGEPLMFAPAVSSEGVFAVTRDGKAFLYEPLGGAPKLRGKTIELGSYPSVRPSAAGKMFVQPTTAGSIVAVNPATGDVVWSFLIRPLAGTSFTTEDPSSSGRGGSGRGGGAGFGGGGGGGGLAGGGGAGGAGGQAQPPTNQIPLAIPASGPVVLSGKTLLVLAQDGSLLAFDPDNGVDLTGPKINMIWPNPGDLVGGPPLEMLISIDDEATGVNSSTVRIEVDGEEMEFEYGRDGLAIVRISPYTKNKPLSNGRRTIKVTATDWMGNTTVKEYGVTVDNALPPSVRPASTNPGQTGGRTGGPGTGTGGGGRVGGGGL
- a CDS encoding polysaccharide deacetylase family protein, with the translated sequence MSKALPILCYHKVGTLKEEGRWLNVEPETLRSHIRFFARRKYSFVQACDLANHWPSRAVCLTFDDAYTSTLTTGIEVMRQESATASIFVVSSLTGKSSEWDGVRAAKLADTQLIIDASHLGFEIGNHTANHPRLSKLSEVQQLHELTKCHQVLVDLNIHPTTIAYPYGSHNQATFQAAQSLGYTVGLALSRRPANPTDQKLALPRIVISYGDRLPSLLYKLFLRPLLPSTKRREDYVA
- a CDS encoding HDOD domain-containing protein, with the protein product MIDQGAFHAKGPKLDSLRIMIRRKDQTSPMQAIIVQALTAIAAGEPPRDVAEVVGKDPSLSLKVVRVASSAAFYAKPVQSIRHAIDLLGPLQVGSILASLQMVSNSDSLSKVQGMDQQGFRLRSLLTAGTARTIARKIGTVDPDLAHITGLLLDCGYLCMAGFFPREMSMVALSASQAPNEDVRGIEKYYLGFDHTEVGELMTGEHGLAQAICEASRWHHEPIFASEPNRALVDIVHLADWIAAKLGYTTFPNSAIPKLDDYACKRLGIQPADLESMFGPLMTEAMQHDSAMGDLAA
- a CDS encoding TROVE domain-containing protein — protein: MRFTKHLSLKKTKQKMAIPGAGQVQNSAGGFVWTPDAWALLDRFLILGTEGGTFYIGEHKLTRDNAKNVMELIKLDGEKVVARIVEISESGRTPKNDAAIFALALCASFGETPVRQAAFAAVPRVCRTGTHLFQFISETEELRGWGRGLRKAVQRWYTESSAEDLAYQAMKYQQRGGWSHRDLLRLSHPKATTEEHNVIFKWIVNGVFAGSNDRIEAFERLKKTDSPKAAAKIIRDYRMTRECVPTELLTHAQVWEALLESMPMTAMIRNLANMTRCGLLEVGNDGTKTVIERLKNEQALKRARVHPLAILLAQATYARGQGFRGQHSWTPVPKIVDALDEAFYKAFANAEPTGKRFLLGVDVSGSMASYTVAGTQLSACEAATAMAMVTVATEDSVRPMAFNHGLQPLPISGRMRLDDALKHTKNVNFGGTDCALPMINATKNKWPVDVFVVYTDSETWFGHIHPAQALEEYRQKMGIPAKLVVMGMCANQFTIADPRDQGMLDVVGFDAAVPQALREFALS
- a CDS encoding prepilin-type N-terminal cleavage/methylation domain-containing protein, producing the protein MLKRAFTLIELLVVIAIIAILAAILFPVFAQAKAAAKKTSAISNSKQMGTSSIMYGVDYDDYYAIAFYRDSAPFYSVVPPTDDANIHYLNYPYNKNATLFTDTMDPAGENERETYGIPVLASSVPYQYQAMQKVFNLGFKCDFGVNTQFIHPQGWDGSATHHVPISQTMVYNISKTIYSISSIWDRRSSGTPVGGGNYEVDAPCIYDTNFNDLRPGMSDWPGYWWFGGWNPSSPLAWNVYGGVWPWHGDKVIITYTDSSTKVKPITAVPAGCNVLDGHAGTAFDLSVYEWDVTG